In one window of Desulforhabdus amnigena DNA:
- a CDS encoding glycosyltransferase family 4 protein, whose translation MTDVPNERSSHSVPTPRGGGLAIVVVTLTGLWIYSFMALSSFDGRVQLLLYSIAALLVAAVSWFDDLHSLSNRVRFVVHSLAALLAMGYFGYFDVIHIPIMGTISIGRFGILLTYLWIVGLTNAYNFMDGIDGIAGGQAVVAGLAWAAIGTLNAQPFFTIFGLLLAASSLGFLCHNWPPAEIFMGDVGSSFLGFTFAVLPVMFGSFVQKVYLRYDLAVTALLIVWPFVFDTFFTVIRRLCKRENIFNAHRSHLYQRMVIASHNHRGVSLLYMTLAAVGSVLALFQIQGFVWSGYAIVFFVPSACFTLWRYVVQREQDASLFPVDDS comes from the coding sequence TTGACGGACGTTCCCAATGAGAGAAGCTCTCATAGTGTTCCGACGCCGCGTGGAGGCGGACTGGCCATCGTGGTAGTCACGCTGACCGGACTGTGGATTTACTCTTTCATGGCTTTGAGCTCCTTTGATGGAAGGGTTCAGCTTTTGCTCTATTCTATTGCTGCTCTTTTAGTTGCTGCCGTTAGCTGGTTCGATGATCTGCATTCACTTTCGAATCGAGTGCGTTTTGTTGTTCACTCCCTGGCAGCTCTCCTGGCAATGGGGTATTTTGGATATTTTGATGTGATCCATATTCCTATCATGGGAACCATCTCCATAGGTCGGTTCGGAATCCTGCTGACGTATTTATGGATTGTAGGCTTGACGAACGCTTATAACTTTATGGATGGAATTGATGGCATAGCGGGAGGGCAGGCTGTCGTTGCAGGTCTGGCCTGGGCTGCCATAGGGACATTGAATGCTCAACCCTTTTTTACGATATTCGGGCTCCTGTTGGCTGCAAGCAGTCTGGGGTTTCTTTGTCACAATTGGCCGCCCGCTGAAATATTCATGGGAGATGTGGGCAGTTCTTTCCTGGGATTTACTTTTGCGGTTCTGCCCGTCATGTTCGGTTCTTTTGTCCAGAAAGTTTACCTGAGATACGACCTTGCCGTGACGGCCCTTCTCATTGTATGGCCCTTTGTTTTTGACACCTTTTTCACCGTTATCCGGCGTCTATGCAAAAGAGAAAATATTTTCAATGCTCACCGCTCTCATCTTTACCAGCGCATGGTCATTGCCAGTCACAATCACCGTGGCGTATCTTTGCTTTATATGACATTAGCTGCCGTCGGTTCTGTTCTCGCTTTATTTCAGATTCAAGGATTTGTATGGAGTGGGTATGCGATAGTTTTTTTTGTTCCATCTGCATGTTTCACACTTTGGAGATATGTCGTCCAGCGAGAGCAGGATGCTTCATTGTTTCCGGTCGATGATTCTTAA
- a CDS encoding NAD-dependent epimerase/dehydratase family protein yields the protein MKTILVTGASGFVARHLIPLLLERGWHVKAAVRNQQTFDVLQLRFSESALRANMTPVVVGEVDGKTEWQRSLEGVAAVVHLAARAHILHDKSPDPEREFFRVNVEGTGNLAEQSIRSGVKRFVFISSIGAMTSLSDEVLDEDSPCRPNTPYGCSKLKAERLLVELAQGSTMAWTILRPTLVYGPGNPGNMERLIRLVKSGFPLPFGGVRNRRSFLFVGNLVDAIVAGLERLNAVNRVFLVSDGEDLSTPDLIRRIAEHMNCPARLLPVPSNLLKMGGWLGDFMERIALKPFVLNGGVIERLLGSLAVDSRCIRTSLNWFSPFTVDEGLSLTVGQK from the coding sequence ATGAAAACTATTTTGGTTACCGGCGCATCCGGCTTTGTCGCACGACATTTGATTCCACTCCTTCTTGAAAGGGGATGGCATGTCAAGGCCGCCGTAAGAAACCAGCAAACCTTTGATGTGCTGCAGCTCAGATTTTCCGAATCCGCCTTACGGGCAAATATGACTCCCGTTGTGGTGGGTGAGGTGGATGGAAAGACCGAGTGGCAAAGATCTCTGGAGGGAGTTGCAGCTGTTGTGCATCTGGCTGCCAGGGCTCATATTCTTCACGATAAATCGCCCGATCCAGAAAGGGAATTTTTTCGAGTGAACGTGGAGGGAACGGGAAATCTTGCAGAGCAGTCCATCAGGAGCGGTGTCAAACGATTTGTCTTTATCAGTTCGATCGGTGCCATGACGAGCCTCAGCGATGAGGTTCTCGACGAAGATTCACCCTGCCGCCCTAATACTCCGTATGGCTGCAGCAAGCTGAAAGCGGAAAGGCTTTTGGTCGAACTTGCCCAAGGAAGTACCATGGCGTGGACGATTCTTCGGCCCACTCTAGTGTATGGACCGGGTAACCCTGGGAACATGGAACGATTGATCCGGTTGGTGAAATCCGGGTTCCCTTTGCCCTTTGGAGGGGTCAGGAATCGGCGCAGCTTTCTGTTTGTGGGAAACCTGGTCGATGCGATTGTTGCTGGCCTTGAGAGACTCAATGCGGTAAACAGAGTTTTCCTTGTAAGCGACGGTGAAGATCTGTCTACCCCCGATCTCATACGAAGGATTGCTGAACACATGAATTGCCCGGCCAGATTGCTGCCTGTTCCTTCCAATTTACTAAAAATGGGGGGGTGGTTGGGGGATTTCATGGAAAGAATCGCTTTAAAGCCTTTCGTACTCAATGGGGGCGTTATCGAGCGTCTTCTGGGATCTCTGGCCGTTGATAGCCGTTGCATTCGAACCTCTTTGAACTGGTTTTCTCCTTTTACCGTAGATGAAGGACTCTCGTTGACAGTTGGGCAGAAATGA